Proteins found in one Haloferax litoreum genomic segment:
- a CDS encoding transcriptional regulator FilR1 domain-containing protein, with translation MGKSANTDNRAVDFSTVSKRRSILDVLTTETYSKAELVELLSVSRSTIDRGIEELTDLGLVEHVSGEFVATNTGVVALQTHDEALDTFSNVLAADAVLARLPNGFDVPTSLFRDAIVCDRDPAALENQVEAVLDDVTAIDGFNGPFRYSLDPDTRETLVSLGEHARFVVSEESLSWLSSQYGTALDAVNDAGVRIFSVADAPPYGVFVAERTDNASVTLVVYNHTGGVEAVLVSYDAQAVEWACGLVSEHAETGTPYRGPDGDDYL, from the coding sequence ATGGGGAAGTCGGCCAATACGGATAACCGGGCAGTCGACTTTTCGACTGTGTCCAAACGGCGGTCGATACTCGACGTGCTGACGACGGAGACGTACTCCAAAGCGGAACTCGTCGAACTACTTTCGGTCTCTCGGTCGACTATCGACCGCGGTATCGAGGAACTCACCGACCTCGGGTTGGTCGAACACGTCTCGGGTGAGTTCGTCGCGACGAACACCGGCGTCGTCGCTTTGCAAACGCACGACGAAGCACTCGACACGTTCTCGAACGTCCTCGCCGCCGACGCGGTTCTGGCCCGTCTTCCGAACGGGTTCGACGTGCCAACGTCGCTGTTCCGCGACGCTATCGTCTGCGACAGAGACCCGGCGGCACTCGAAAACCAAGTCGAGGCCGTCCTCGACGACGTGACGGCAATCGATGGCTTCAACGGTCCGTTTCGGTACAGCCTCGACCCGGACACACGTGAGACGCTCGTCTCACTCGGCGAGCACGCTCGGTTCGTGGTCTCGGAGGAATCGCTGTCGTGGCTTTCGTCACAGTACGGGACCGCGCTCGATGCCGTCAACGACGCAGGTGTTCGTATCTTCAGTGTCGCCGACGCGCCACCGTACGGGGTTTTCGTCGCCGAGCGAACGGACAACGCGTCTGTGACACTCGTCGTGTACAACCACACGGGAGGTGTCGAGGCGGTGCTCGTGAGTTACGACGCTCAGGCAGTCGAGTGGGCCTGTGGCCTCGTCTCCGAGCACGCCGAAACCGGGACGCCGTATCGAGGTCCAGACGGGGACGATTATTTGTGA
- a CDS encoding dodecin, with translation MVFKKITLIGRSNESFDAAVDDAIDRAEETLAGVKWVEVKEFGVEVASVETREYQAEVEVAFELQGEEGE, from the coding sequence ATGGTGTTCAAGAAAATCACCCTCATCGGTCGGAGTAACGAGAGTTTCGACGCGGCAGTCGACGACGCAATCGACCGGGCAGAGGAGACGCTCGCTGGTGTCAAATGGGTCGAGGTGAAAGAGTTCGGCGTCGAAGTCGCCTCCGTAGAGACCCGAGAGTACCAAGCAGAGGTCGAAGTCGCGTTCGAACTGCAAGGCGAAGAAGGCGAGTAG